A region from the Kineothrix sp. IPX-CK genome encodes:
- a CDS encoding AraC family transcriptional regulator, with protein sequence MDLKRELVLPNDDLPFKMFIFEGRNGNYRVTKHWHDSIEIFLVFEGEIDFYINTSYYGLSRGKFIIVNSNEVHSIDVSKENFTIVLQIPPEEFHKYKEEEYLLFRHTSEGYKEEDAQFVRLIRRMYTAYAEKRYGYELEVLSDYYKMMHFLLTRYRETNVDKERMKQSRQMEKLFKITSYIQDHFREDITLEHVAEIFGFSSTYLSRIFKKYANVNYKTYVLNVRVEYAFKELLNTDKSVNKIAENNGFPDARSFAKAFSSRFGISPDKYRREMRKRQESAMK encoded by the coding sequence ATGGACTTAAAGCGTGAGCTCGTATTACCCAACGATGACCTCCCATTTAAAATGTTCATATTTGAGGGAAGAAACGGCAATTACCGCGTGACGAAGCACTGGCACGACAGTATAGAGATATTCCTCGTTTTCGAAGGAGAAATTGATTTTTATATCAATACCTCTTATTACGGGCTGTCCAGAGGAAAATTTATTATCGTCAATTCCAACGAGGTGCACTCCATTGACGTATCGAAGGAGAATTTCACGATTGTATTGCAGATTCCTCCGGAGGAATTCCACAAATATAAGGAAGAAGAATATCTTCTCTTCCGTCATACCTCTGAGGGCTACAAGGAAGAGGACGCGCAGTTCGTGAGGCTCATTCGCCGGATGTACACGGCATATGCGGAAAAAAGGTATGGCTATGAGCTGGAGGTGCTGAGCGATTACTATAAAATGATGCATTTCCTCCTGACACGTTATCGGGAGACAAATGTGGACAAGGAGAGGATGAAGCAGAGCAGACAGATGGAAAAACTGTTCAAGATCACTTCCTATATACAGGATCACTTCAGGGAAGATATAACACTCGAACATGTGGCGGAAATCTTCGGATTTTCCTCTACCTACCTGTCCCGAATCTTTAAAAAATATGCGAATGTGAACTATAAGACCTATGTTTTAAACGTGCGGGTGGAGTATGCTTTTAAGGAGCTTTTGAATACGGACAAATCGGTAAATAAGATAGCGGAGAACAACGGATTCCCCGATGCGAGAAGCTTTGCGAAGGCCTTTTCATCCCGTTTTGGAATATCTCCGGACAAATATAGAAGAGAAATGAGAAAAAGGCAAGAAAGTGCTATGAAATAG